A part of Streptomyces sp. NBC_01451 genomic DNA contains:
- a CDS encoding glycosyltransferase: MNAGTPRGPSGPLSIVRLANFVAPASGGLRTALRELGAGYRAAGHHPVLIVPGERASDRDTEQGRVITLPGPLLPGTGGYRVLTDKRRVAALLEELAPDRLEVSDRTTLRWTGRWARRARVPAVMVSHETADGVLRTWGLPENLSRRAADALNVRTAHTYARVVCTTEFAEREFVRIGARNVVRAPLGVDLVRRHPSLRDPAVRAAHAREDELLLVMCSRLSVEKRPGTALDALEALLRRGQRARLVVAGDGPLRARLEQRTRERGLPVAFLGHVADRALLGGLQASADVCLSPGPAETFGLAALEAMACGTPVVVSASSALPEVIGSAGAVAADDGEAFADAVRLLLARPERERRANARARAECFGWSTAVEAFLAAHDATVPSTGDAPVRPVVPVVPVVPEGVG, from the coding sequence ATGAACGCCGGGACACCACGCGGCCCGAGCGGACCGCTGAGCATCGTCCGGCTGGCGAACTTCGTCGCCCCCGCCTCGGGCGGCCTACGCACCGCGCTGCGCGAACTGGGTGCCGGTTACCGGGCCGCCGGACACCACCCCGTCCTGATCGTGCCCGGTGAGCGGGCGAGCGACCGCGACACCGAACAGGGGCGCGTGATCACCCTGCCCGGCCCGCTGCTGCCGGGCACCGGCGGCTATCGCGTCCTCACGGACAAGCGGCGTGTCGCCGCCCTGCTGGAGGAACTCGCGCCGGACCGCCTGGAGGTGTCCGACCGGACGACCCTCAGGTGGACGGGCAGGTGGGCGCGCCGGGCCCGCGTCCCCGCGGTGATGGTCTCCCACGAGACCGCCGACGGCGTCCTGCGCACCTGGGGCCTGCCGGAGAACCTCTCCCGGCGCGCCGCCGACGCCCTCAACGTCCGTACGGCACACACCTACGCGCGCGTGGTGTGCACCACGGAGTTCGCCGAGCGGGAGTTCGTGCGGATCGGGGCGCGCAATGTTGTACGGGCTCCCCTGGGCGTCGACCTGGTGCGGCGGCATCCGTCGCTGCGGGACCCGGCGGTACGGGCCGCGCACGCGCGCGAGGACGAACTGCTCCTCGTGATGTGCTCCCGGCTGTCCGTCGAGAAGCGGCCAGGTACGGCCCTGGACGCCCTGGAGGCCCTCCTGCGGCGCGGACAGCGGGCGAGGCTCGTGGTGGCGGGGGACGGGCCGCTGCGGGCCCGCCTGGAGCAGCGGACGCGGGAGCGCGGGCTGCCGGTCGCCTTCCTCGGGCATGTCGCCGACCGGGCACTGCTGGGCGGACTCCAGGCGTCCGCCGACGTGTGCCTCTCCCCCGGGCCCGCGGAGACGTTCGGCCTCGCCGCGCTGGAGGCGATGGCCTGCGGTACACCCGTGGTCGTCAGCGCGTCCTCCGCGCTGCCCGAGGTGATCGGGTCCGCCGGGGCCGTCGCGGCCGACGACGGAGAGGCGTTCGCGGACGCCGTACGGCTGCTGCTGGCCCGGCCCGAACGCGAGCGCCGGGCGAACGCACGCGCGCGTGCGGAGTGTTTCGGCTGGTCGACCGCGGTCGAGGCGTTCCTCGCGGCGCACGACGCGACGGTGCCGTCCACCGGTGACGCGCCCGTGCGGCCCGTCGTGCCCGTCGTGCCCGTCGTGCCCGAGGGTGTCGGATGA
- a CDS encoding SGNH/GDSL hydrolase family protein: protein MRPLRFVALGDSLTEGVGDPVDGGWRGWAALLAGGFGDTPVEFINLAVSGAQTRDVLERQTPGGLDLEPDVVSVVIGVNDTLRRTFDIHAVAARLDEVYAAFTGRGVLLLTACLPDPGAMLGLPGVLANPLARRQRAVNTVVHALSERYGAVHLHAAEGEWLNGREMWSADRLHPGEQGHRQLAVRFHALLSEAGVAGGPGPSPEPERPAPTRSAGLRWLATAGTGWVARRCTDLLPQLLRLAAQEVRHRARGTSARLDLGASHAVAAALAALTVAEHRAGPDVA from the coding sequence ATGAGACCTCTGCGGTTCGTGGCGCTCGGCGACTCGCTGACCGAGGGTGTGGGCGATCCCGTGGACGGCGGGTGGCGCGGCTGGGCCGCGCTGCTCGCCGGCGGGTTCGGCGACACGCCGGTGGAGTTCATCAACCTCGCCGTCAGCGGGGCACAGACGCGTGACGTGCTGGAACGGCAGACGCCCGGCGGCCTCGATCTGGAGCCGGACGTCGTGTCCGTCGTCATCGGGGTGAACGACACCCTGCGCCGCACCTTCGACATCCACGCGGTGGCCGCCCGGCTGGACGAGGTGTACGCGGCCTTCACCGGTCGGGGCGTGCTCCTGCTCACGGCGTGTCTGCCCGACCCCGGGGCGATGCTGGGGCTGCCCGGTGTCCTGGCGAATCCGCTGGCCCGGCGGCAGCGGGCGGTCAACACGGTCGTCCACGCGCTCTCCGAGCGCTACGGAGCCGTGCACCTGCACGCCGCCGAGGGGGAGTGGCTCAACGGGCGCGAGATGTGGAGCGCCGACCGGCTGCACCCCGGCGAGCAGGGGCACCGGCAGCTCGCGGTCCGCTTCCACGCGTTGCTCTCCGAGGCGGGGGTCGCGGGCGGTCCGGGGCCGTCGCCCGAGCCGGAACGTCCCGCGCCCACCCGGTCGGCCGGGCTGCGCTGGCTGGCCACCGCGGGCACGGGCTGGGTGGCGAGGCGGTGCACCGACCTGCTGCCGCAGCTCCTCCGGCTCGCCGCCCAGGAGGTCCGCCACCGCGCGCGGGGCACCAGCGCACGCCTCGACCTGGGTGCGTCGCACGCCGTCGCGGCGGCCCTGGCCGCCCTGACGGTGGCGGAGCACCGGGCCGGGCCGGACGTGGCGTAG
- a CDS encoding biotin-dependent carboxyltransferase family protein yields the protein MTDRALAVVRAGALTTVQDLGRPGYAHLGVPRSGALDTPTAALVNRLVGNPSGAAVLETTLNGCALRPRCPVTVAVGGAPCPVTVDGRPVAWGAPVRVPGGALLNIGTALTGVRAYVAVSGGLAVEPVLGSRSTDLLSGLGPPPLTDGAVLPLGHVIGGHARVDVVPQPAPPAELVLRVTAGPRDDWFTPGALQAFTTSTYRVSSASNRIGLRTEGPSLERALAGELPSEGMVLGAVQVPPDGRPVVFLADHPTTGGYPVIAVVRTADLRAAAQATPGTPVRFVPVRRG from the coding sequence ATGACGGACCGTGCGCTCGCCGTCGTACGGGCAGGAGCGCTGACCACCGTGCAGGACCTGGGGCGTCCCGGGTACGCCCATCTCGGGGTGCCCCGCTCCGGCGCCCTGGACACGCCCACGGCGGCGCTCGTCAACCGGCTGGTCGGCAACCCGTCCGGGGCCGCCGTCCTGGAGACCACCCTCAACGGCTGCGCCCTGCGCCCCCGTTGCCCGGTCACCGTCGCGGTCGGCGGCGCCCCCTGCCCGGTCACGGTGGACGGCCGCCCGGTGGCCTGGGGCGCTCCGGTGCGGGTGCCCGGCGGCGCGCTGCTGAACATCGGAACGGCGCTGACCGGAGTACGCGCTTACGTGGCCGTCTCCGGCGGACTCGCCGTCGAGCCGGTGCTCGGCAGCCGCTCCACCGACCTGCTGTCCGGCCTGGGGCCACCGCCCCTCACGGACGGCGCTGTGCTGCCCCTGGGGCATGTGATCGGCGGGCACGCGCGCGTGGACGTCGTCCCGCAGCCCGCGCCCCCTGCCGAACTCGTCCTCCGGGTGACCGCCGGGCCACGCGACGACTGGTTCACGCCAGGGGCGCTACAGGCCTTCACCACGTCCACGTACCGGGTGTCCTCCGCGAGCAACCGCATCGGGCTGCGCACGGAAGGTCCTTCCCTGGAGCGGGCCCTCGCCGGCGAACTCCCCAGTGAGGGCATGGTCCTGGGCGCGGTCCAGGTGCCCCCCGACGGCAGGCCGGTGGTCTTCCTCGCCGACCATCCCACCACCGGCGGCTACCCGGTGATCGCCGTCGTCCGCACCGCGGACCTGCGCGCCGCCGCCCAGGCGACGCCGGGCACCCCGGTCAGGTTCGTGCCCGTACGCCGCGGCTGA
- a CDS encoding 5-oxoprolinase subunit B family protein, with product MRALPVGDDALLVEVSSGEQAQALHAELLRRRADGTLTVREIVPAARTVLLDGLDDPARLASELTASEVPPALPLTQDIVELPVRYDGPDLGDVAALWGVSEHEVARIHAGTEFRVAFCGFAPGFGYLTGLPARYDVPRRATPRTSVPAGAVGLAGPYTGVYPRSSPGGWQLIGTTGAVLWDHTRVPAALLSPGTRVRFVPVGSP from the coding sequence ATGAGGGCGCTGCCCGTCGGCGACGACGCGCTGCTGGTCGAGGTCTCCTCCGGGGAACAGGCCCAGGCCCTGCACGCCGAACTGCTGCGCCGCCGCGCGGACGGCACTCTGACCGTCCGGGAGATCGTCCCCGCCGCCCGCACGGTCCTCCTCGACGGCCTCGACGACCCCGCCCGGCTGGCCTCCGAGCTGACCGCCTCCGAGGTGCCCCCGGCGCTCCCCCTCACCCAGGACATCGTCGAACTCCCCGTCCGCTACGACGGCCCGGACCTCGGCGACGTCGCCGCCCTGTGGGGCGTGTCCGAGCACGAAGTGGCGCGCATCCACGCGGGCACCGAGTTCCGGGTCGCCTTCTGCGGTTTCGCGCCCGGCTTCGGCTACCTCACCGGCCTCCCCGCGCGCTACGACGTGCCGCGCAGGGCCACCCCACGGACGTCCGTCCCGGCCGGCGCGGTGGGACTGGCGGGCCCGTACACGGGTGTGTACCCGCGTTCGTCGCCGGGCGGCTGGCAGCTGATCGGTACGACCGGCGCGGTCCTGTGGGACCACACGCGCGTGCCGGCCGCGCTGCTGTCCCCCGGCACCCGGGTCCGCTTCGTCCCGGTGGGCAGCCCATGA
- a CDS encoding LamB/YcsF family protein, translating into MIDLNADLGEGFGRWRLTDDEQLLSVVTSANVACGFHAGDPVTMRRVCDLAAERGVRVGAQVSYRDLAGFGRRAMDVPPDELAAEVAYQIGALEVFARAAGTRVSYVKPHGALYNRVVHDEEQAGAVVAGVLLAGKGLPMLGLPGSRLLELAEGAGLPAVPEAFADRAYTEEATLVPRGQAGALVTDPKAVVARSVTLARTGVVTSLSGTPLAIRARSLCVHGDTPGAVDLARRIRERLEESGVRVEAFA; encoded by the coding sequence ATGATCGACCTCAACGCCGACCTCGGCGAGGGCTTCGGCCGCTGGCGGCTGACCGACGACGAACAGCTGCTGTCCGTCGTCACCAGCGCCAACGTGGCCTGCGGCTTCCACGCCGGGGACCCGGTCACCATGCGGCGGGTGTGCGACCTGGCGGCCGAGCGCGGCGTACGGGTCGGCGCCCAGGTCTCCTACCGCGACCTGGCCGGCTTCGGGCGGCGCGCGATGGACGTGCCGCCCGACGAACTGGCGGCCGAGGTGGCCTACCAGATCGGCGCCCTGGAGGTCTTCGCACGCGCGGCGGGCACGCGCGTGTCGTACGTCAAGCCGCACGGCGCGCTCTACAACCGCGTCGTGCACGACGAGGAGCAGGCGGGTGCGGTGGTCGCCGGCGTGCTGCTGGCCGGCAAGGGGCTGCCGATGCTCGGGCTGCCCGGCTCGCGCCTGCTGGAGCTCGCCGAGGGGGCGGGCCTCCCGGCCGTCCCCGAGGCGTTCGCCGACCGTGCCTACACCGAGGAGGCCACTCTCGTGCCGCGCGGCCAGGCAGGGGCGCTGGTGACCGACCCGAAGGCCGTCGTGGCACGCTCGGTGACCCTCGCCCGGACCGGTGTCGTCACGTCGCTCTCCGGGACGCCTCTCGCGATCCGCGCCCGCTCCCTGTGCGTCCACGGCGACACTCCCGGCGCGGTGGACCTGGCCCGCCGGATCCGCGAGCGCCTGGAGGAGTCGGGCGTCCGTGTGGAGGCCTTCGCATGA
- a CDS encoding putative hydro-lyase, with product MNRTEDRPLSLVDEHAHAWSPKSARARFRAGLTGPTAGVAAGHTQVNLISVPADWAYDMLLFCQRNQKPCPVLDVTDAGSWTTVLAEGADLRTDLPRYRVWRDGELAEEPTDVLAHWRDDLVTFLIGCSFTFEWALAEAGVPIRHIEQGRNVPMYVTNRQCRPAGRLHGPMVVSMRPVPPQHLAAAIRESSLLPAVHGSPVHCGDPSGLGIDDLGRPDFGEPVDLAPDDIPVFWACGVTPQAAVTASRPPFAITHAPGQMFLTDTRDEQYRVA from the coding sequence GTGAACCGTACGGAAGACCGCCCCCTGTCCCTCGTCGACGAGCACGCGCACGCGTGGAGCCCGAAATCCGCGCGAGCCCGGTTCCGCGCGGGCCTGACGGGCCCCACGGCGGGTGTCGCGGCCGGCCACACCCAGGTCAACCTGATCTCGGTGCCAGCCGACTGGGCGTACGACATGCTGCTGTTCTGCCAGCGCAACCAGAAGCCCTGCCCGGTCCTGGACGTCACGGACGCCGGTTCCTGGACCACCGTCCTCGCCGAGGGCGCGGACCTGCGCACCGACCTGCCGCGCTACCGGGTCTGGCGGGACGGCGAACTGGCGGAGGAGCCCACGGACGTGCTGGCCCACTGGCGCGACGACCTCGTGACGTTCCTCATCGGGTGCAGTTTCACCTTCGAGTGGGCGCTCGCCGAGGCGGGCGTCCCGATCCGGCACATCGAGCAGGGCCGCAACGTCCCGATGTACGTGACCAACCGTCAGTGCCGTCCCGCCGGGCGGCTGCACGGCCCCATGGTGGTGTCCATGCGTCCGGTGCCGCCGCAGCACCTGGCGGCGGCCATCCGGGAGAGCAGCCTGCTCCCGGCGGTGCACGGCAGCCCCGTACACTGCGGCGATCCGTCGGGGCTCGGCATCGACGACCTGGGCCGGCCCGACTTCGGCGAACCGGTGGACCTCGCGCCGGACGACATCCCGGTGTTCTGGGCCTGCGGGGTCACCCCGCAGGCCGCGGTGACGGCGTCCCGCCCGCCCTTCGCCATCACCCACGCGCCGGGCCAGATGTTCCTCACCGACACCCGCGACGAGCAGTACCGCGTCGCCTGA
- a CDS encoding MFS transporter: MSTTPPPQALAAESRPGTGEPAVDEGAFAWLRALGPRGRRAFGGAFGGYALDSYDYFTLPLTMVALSAYFGLNSGQTGLFTTVTLVVSAVGGAGAGVLADRIGRVKALMITVITYAVFTVACGFAPNYETLLVFRALQGLGFGGEWAVGAILVAEYASPKHRGRTLGAIQSSWAVGWGLAVVVYTVVFSFLDDDLAWRVMFWTGALPALLVVWVRRSVQDAPRAVAEREKNPKKGSFAAIFKPGTPEAPGLLRITVFAALLSTGVQGGYYTLATWVPTYLKTERGLSVVGTGSYLTFLISGAFIGYLTGGYLTDRIGRKRNIWLFAVLSALCILAYANIPDGANTLLLVLGFPLGFCMSAIFSGFGSYLSELYPTAVRGTGQGFTYNTGRAVGAVFPTTVGFLADSWGVGGALVFGAIGYGIAALALLGLPETRGKELQ, from the coding sequence ATGAGCACGACCCCTCCACCGCAGGCCCTGGCCGCCGAATCCCGCCCCGGAACGGGTGAACCCGCCGTCGACGAAGGCGCGTTCGCCTGGCTGCGGGCACTGGGCCCGCGCGGGCGCCGCGCCTTCGGCGGCGCGTTCGGCGGCTACGCCCTGGACTCGTACGACTACTTCACGCTGCCGTTGACCATGGTGGCGCTGTCCGCGTACTTCGGTCTGAACAGCGGCCAGACCGGGCTGTTCACCACCGTCACTCTCGTCGTCTCCGCGGTGGGCGGCGCCGGCGCGGGGGTACTCGCGGACCGGATCGGCCGGGTCAAGGCGCTGATGATCACGGTCATCACGTACGCGGTCTTCACGGTCGCCTGCGGCTTCGCGCCCAACTACGAGACGCTGCTGGTGTTCCGTGCCCTCCAGGGCCTCGGTTTCGGCGGTGAGTGGGCCGTCGGCGCGATCCTGGTGGCCGAGTACGCGAGCCCGAAGCACCGCGGCCGTACGCTCGGCGCGATCCAGAGCTCCTGGGCCGTGGGCTGGGGCCTGGCCGTGGTCGTCTACACCGTGGTCTTCTCGTTCCTCGACGACGACCTGGCCTGGCGCGTGATGTTCTGGACCGGCGCGCTGCCCGCGCTGCTGGTCGTCTGGGTGCGACGGTCGGTCCAGGACGCGCCCCGGGCGGTCGCCGAGCGCGAGAAGAACCCCAAGAAGGGCTCGTTCGCGGCGATCTTCAAGCCCGGCACGCCCGAGGCACCCGGACTGCTGCGCATCACGGTCTTCGCGGCCCTGCTGTCCACCGGTGTCCAGGGCGGCTACTACACCCTCGCCACCTGGGTGCCCACCTACCTGAAGACGGAACGCGGACTGTCGGTCGTCGGCACCGGTTCCTATCTCACCTTCCTGATCTCCGGAGCCTTCATCGGCTATCTCACCGGCGGATACCTCACCGACCGGATCGGGCGCAAACGCAACATCTGGCTGTTCGCGGTCCTCTCGGCGCTGTGCATCCTCGCCTACGCGAACATCCCCGACGGCGCCAACACCCTTCTCCTGGTACTCGGTTTCCCGCTCGGGTTCTGCATGTCGGCGATCTTCAGCGGCTTCGGCTCCTATCTGAGCGAGCTCTACCCGACCGCCGTACGCGGCACAGGACAGGGCTTCACCTACAACACCGGCCGCGCCGTCGGCGCCGTCTTCCCCACCACGGTCGGCTTCCTGGCCGACAGTTGGGGCGTGGGCGGCGCGCTGGTCTTCGGCGCGATCGGATACGGCATCGCCGCCCTGGCACTGCTCGGCCTCCCGGAGACCCGCGGAAAGGAACTCCAGTGA
- a CDS encoding GntR family transcriptional regulator, whose translation MAEQLTGLADDRALLGRTSTAERVSDILRSRIADGYFPPGTRLSEDSIGGALGVSRNTLREAFRLLTHERLLIHELNRGVFVRVLTVEDVEDIYRTRALVECAVVRGLGEPPYALDNLAAAVDEGQRAARDGDWKGLGTANIHFHGELVALAGSARTDELMRSVFAELRLAFHVVDDPRRLHEPYLARNQQILQALQAGDRERTEGLLSVYLDDSLERVVEVYRRRVGEDG comes from the coding sequence ATGGCAGAGCAGCTGACGGGACTGGCCGACGACCGCGCGCTTCTCGGGCGCACCAGTACCGCCGAGCGGGTGTCGGACATCCTCAGGAGCCGGATCGCCGACGGGTACTTCCCGCCCGGGACCCGGCTCTCCGAGGACAGCATCGGCGGGGCCCTCGGCGTCTCCCGCAACACCCTGCGCGAGGCGTTCCGGCTGCTCACGCACGAACGCCTGCTGATCCACGAGCTCAACAGAGGCGTCTTCGTACGGGTCCTCACGGTCGAGGACGTCGAGGACATCTACCGCACCCGCGCCCTCGTCGAATGCGCCGTGGTCCGCGGCCTCGGTGAGCCGCCGTACGCCCTGGACAACCTCGCCGCCGCCGTCGACGAGGGGCAGCGGGCGGCACGCGACGGTGACTGGAAAGGGCTGGGTACGGCCAACATCCACTTCCACGGCGAACTCGTCGCACTGGCCGGCAGCGCCCGCACCGACGAGCTGATGCGCAGCGTCTTCGCCGAACTGCGCCTCGCCTTCCATGTCGTGGACGACCCGCGCCGCCTGCACGAGCCCTATCTCGCGCGCAACCAGCAGATACTGCAGGCCCTCCAGGCGGGCGACCGGGAGCGGACCGAGGGGCTGCTCTCGGTCTATCTCGACGACTCGCTCGAACGGGTTGTCGAGGTCTACCGGCGACGGGTGGGCGAGGACGGGTAG